A single Thermoleophilia bacterium DNA region contains:
- a CDS encoding EAL domain-containing protein, with amino-acid sequence MPSGLDFVVSTLPLWFGAVIALLVAVMGARRLAVPGARPFAAMAVGLFVWSTAYALAISSVGASGDMWWTKVSYLGIVFMPVAWFVFCAEYSGATTRFGRREWVMLLVVPAITIVLVFTDGWHHLVWQDLRTTPGAGTPAFSPGFSTWFWVHTAYSYGVLLFGAALLVRMAIRSRQLHRTQTTVILVGLALPLVANVLYLADLQPRREIDMTPFVLSISCLLFAIGLLRFRILDIFVGLVPVARGAAIEGMADGVVVVDAAGRVADVNPAAVDVFDLPAAAIIGQSATQLAIGGVNLGDLFSGAGRQRAQATVDDGEGRRHFDLLASEIGHEESGHIVVIRDMTSRRKAELALSESEARYRALFENATDFVFTLKPDGRVESANGAALTALGYTNEELQGANVSDLVPVADVAAVVTCLEQVASVAPEGVFSLTLVAKDGHEVEIETSLSPLTRDGEIVAIQGIARDVTERTQWETVLRYQALHDNLTELPNRTLLYERMNQAIGGGRGVLDEHALLIIDLDRFKEVNDTYGHHVGDVVLHELSTRFQAMVRSTDTIARLGGDEFAVFMPNASASAAGDGAQRILRALEAPVEVDDMQFELQASVGIATYPDHGTDAHSLLRSADVAMYVAKRSGESPRLYSQQEDPHSVYRLHLLSRLREALRANHFTLHYQPIVDVRRRRLVAVEALARWQDDELSGVGPSEFIPLMEETGLILPFTLWLVGEVVRQIAAWQEHGYEVAVSINLSARNLHDHQVLETLQALCLEHGVEPSLLTIEVTEGSIMTDPQRARETLARLSELGVSVAVDDFGTGYSSLAYLQRLPVTHLKIERSFVQRMATDTSDAAIVRSTIGLGQDLGLKVVAEGVEDEASLDMLGGLGCDAAQGFHIARPMPAAAVLSWLEARPEAHGKGHLQTASVP; translated from the coding sequence GTGCCTTCGGGTCTAGACTTCGTCGTCTCGACGTTGCCGCTCTGGTTTGGAGCGGTCATAGCCTTGTTGGTTGCCGTCATGGGCGCCCGGCGGCTCGCTGTCCCTGGGGCCCGACCGTTTGCCGCCATGGCAGTCGGGCTCTTCGTGTGGTCCACTGCCTACGCGCTGGCGATCTCGAGCGTCGGTGCGTCGGGGGACATGTGGTGGACCAAGGTGTCGTACCTGGGCATCGTGTTCATGCCCGTCGCGTGGTTTGTGTTCTGCGCTGAGTACTCGGGTGCGACAACGCGCTTTGGTCGTCGAGAGTGGGTCATGTTGCTGGTAGTGCCCGCGATCACGATCGTTCTGGTCTTCACCGACGGATGGCACCACCTCGTTTGGCAAGATCTGCGCACGACGCCGGGTGCCGGCACGCCGGCGTTCTCACCCGGTTTCAGTACCTGGTTCTGGGTGCATACGGCTTACTCATACGGCGTGCTTCTCTTTGGTGCCGCACTGCTGGTGCGCATGGCGATTCGCTCGCGGCAGCTCCATCGCACCCAGACGACCGTTATCCTCGTGGGACTGGCGCTGCCGCTTGTCGCCAACGTGCTCTACCTCGCCGATCTCCAGCCTCGTCGCGAGATCGACATGACGCCGTTCGTGTTGTCGATCTCGTGTCTTCTCTTCGCCATAGGCCTACTGCGCTTCCGCATTCTGGACATCTTCGTGGGACTCGTGCCTGTGGCACGTGGCGCGGCCATCGAGGGCATGGCGGACGGCGTCGTGGTGGTAGACGCGGCCGGGCGAGTGGCCGACGTCAATCCGGCGGCGGTCGATGTCTTCGATCTGCCTGCCGCGGCGATCATAGGTCAGTCTGCGACACAACTTGCGATTGGCGGTGTGAACCTCGGCGACCTGTTCTCTGGAGCCGGACGGCAGCGTGCGCAGGCCACAGTGGACGATGGTGAAGGACGCCGGCACTTCGACCTTCTCGCCTCTGAGATCGGACACGAAGAGTCGGGGCATATCGTCGTGATTCGCGACATGACCAGCCGTCGCAAGGCGGAACTGGCTCTGAGTGAAAGCGAGGCGCGGTATCGCGCTCTGTTCGAGAACGCGACCGACTTCGTCTTCACGCTGAAGCCGGATGGTCGAGTTGAATCCGCCAATGGAGCCGCTTTGACCGCGCTGGGTTACACGAACGAGGAGCTCCAAGGGGCGAATGTGAGCGATCTCGTGCCCGTCGCGGATGTAGCGGCGGTCGTGACGTGCCTGGAACAGGTTGCTTCGGTCGCCCCAGAGGGTGTCTTCAGCCTGACACTTGTCGCCAAAGATGGGCACGAAGTCGAGATCGAGACCAGCCTGAGCCCGCTCACCCGCGACGGTGAAATCGTCGCCATACAGGGCATCGCTCGTGACGTGACGGAGCGCACGCAGTGGGAGACGGTTCTGCGGTATCAAGCATTGCACGACAATCTCACCGAGCTCCCCAACCGTACGCTGCTCTACGAGCGGATGAACCAGGCGATCGGTGGCGGTCGGGGCGTACTCGATGAGCATGCCCTGCTCATCATCGATCTCGACCGCTTCAAGGAGGTCAACGACACCTACGGTCATCACGTCGGTGACGTCGTCCTTCATGAGCTGAGCACGCGCTTCCAGGCGATGGTGCGTTCCACGGATACGATCGCCCGTCTGGGCGGAGACGAGTTTGCGGTGTTCATGCCCAACGCCTCCGCAAGCGCGGCCGGCGATGGTGCTCAGCGCATTCTCCGTGCCCTCGAGGCACCGGTCGAAGTAGACGACATGCAGTTCGAGTTGCAGGCGAGTGTCGGGATCGCGACGTATCCCGATCACGGAACCGACGCGCACAGCCTTCTGCGTAGCGCCGACGTCGCGATGTACGTTGCGAAGCGATCGGGCGAAAGCCCGCGTCTTTACTCGCAACAGGAGGACCCGCACAGCGTCTACCGCCTGCACTTGCTGTCACGTCTGCGCGAGGCACTGCGCGCAAACCACTTCACGCTGCACTACCAGCCGATCGTCGACGTGCGGCGAAGACGGCTTGTTGCGGTCGAGGCTCTGGCTCGCTGGCAAGATGACGAGCTGAGCGGTGTCGGACCTTCGGAGTTCATTCCGCTCATGGAGGAGACCGGGCTTATCCTGCCGTTCACCCTCTGGCTCGTCGGCGAGGTCGTGCGGCAGATCGCCGCGTGGCAGGAGCACGGGTATGAGGTCGCGGTGAGCATCAATCTCTCGGCGCGCAATCTCCACGATCATCAGGTGCTCGAGACGTTGCAGGCGTTGTGTCTCGAGCACGGCGTGGAGCCGTCGCTGCTCACGATCGAGGTCACCGAAGGCAGCATCATGACGGACCCGCAGCGCGCGCGGGAGACGCTCGCACGTCTCTCGGAACTCGGTGTCTCGGTCGCCGTCGACGATTTCGGCACCGGATACTCGTCGCTGGCCTATCTGCAGCGGCTGCCGGTGACTCATCTCAAGATCGAGCGATCGTTCGTTCAGCGCATGGCGACCGACACCAGCGACGCCGCCATCGTACGATCGACGATCGGCCTGGGACAGGATCTCGGGCTCAAGGTGGTGGCCGAGGGCGTGGAAGACGAGGCGTCGCTCGACATGCTCGGCGGACTCGGGTGTGATGCGGCTCAGGGCTTCCACATTGCCCGCCCCATGCCTGCCGCGGCGGTGCTCTCT